In Pedobacter sp. SL55, the following proteins share a genomic window:
- a CDS encoding ATP-binding cassette domain-containing protein: MSVVVRNLAKHYGEQKAVNQISFEAKPGRILGFLGPNGAGKSTTMKMLTGYLQPTAGQAEIAGKDIQLESLQIKKLIGYLPENTPLYMDMYVREFLGFVAETYGLKNRSQRVEEVIKLVGLTQEQHKKIGMLSKGYKQRVGLAQAIIHQPQVLILDEPTSGLDPNQLADIRALIKNLGKDKTVIISTHIMQEVEALCDDVIIINKGILVANASIADLKKEHSGASLEDIFKKLTK; this comes from the coding sequence TTGAGTGTAGTAGTAAGAAATTTAGCCAAACATTATGGCGAGCAAAAGGCCGTAAACCAAATTAGTTTTGAAGCAAAGCCTGGGCGTATATTAGGTTTTTTAGGCCCAAATGGTGCGGGTAAATCTACCACCATGAAAATGCTGACTGGTTATTTGCAGCCTACTGCTGGCCAAGCCGAAATTGCTGGTAAAGACATCCAATTAGAGTCGTTACAAATTAAAAAACTGATTGGCTACCTGCCAGAAAATACCCCTTTGTATATGGATATGTATGTTCGTGAGTTTTTAGGCTTTGTTGCCGAAACTTACGGGCTAAAGAATAGATCGCAAAGGGTAGAAGAAGTAATTAAGCTAGTTGGTTTAACGCAAGAACAGCACAAAAAAATCGGGATGCTATCTAAAGGTTACAAGCAGCGGGTAGGTTTGGCACAAGCCATTATCCACCAACCGCAGGTGCTGATCTTGGATGAGCCAACATCGGGTTTAGATCCTAATCAGTTAGCCGATATTAGGGCATTGATTAAAAACTTAGGTAAGGATAAAACCGTAATTATTTCTACACATATCATGCAAGAAGTAGAAGCGCTTTGCGATGATGTCATTATCATTAACAAGGGTATTTTGGTAGCCAATGCTTCTATTGCTGATCTTAAAAAAGAACATTCTGGTGCTTCTTTGGAAGATATTTTTAAAAAATTAACGAAATAA
- a CDS encoding glycerophosphodiester phosphodiesterase family protein, whose protein sequence is MLSAHRGGPMAGFPENAIETFENATTYQPVIIEFDVALSKDSALVIMHDDKLDRTSTGTGSVSSYTYSELQKFTLKDDDGEVTDFKIPTLEEVLRWGKNKVLFTIDIKRGVPYESIIAAVRKTKSETNSIIITYNANQAAKVHELAPDLMISATVKSPEDLERLNQMGVPNDKIVAFVGVAEPNQSLYKYLNSKGISTILGTMGNLDRSARANKNRQVYRNLVANGADVLSTDDIVLAGEQLDAYRNEKQLHLRNLKR, encoded by the coding sequence TTGTTAAGTGCGCATCGAGGTGGCCCAATGGCGGGTTTTCCAGAAAATGCTATCGAAACTTTTGAGAATGCCACTACTTACCAGCCTGTTATTATTGAGTTTGATGTGGCTTTAAGTAAAGACTCTGCCTTAGTAATTATGCATGACGATAAACTAGACCGAACTTCTACGGGTACAGGCTCAGTTTCGTCATATACTTACAGCGAGCTACAAAAGTTTACGTTAAAAGACGACGATGGAGAAGTAACCGATTTTAAAATTCCTACACTAGAAGAAGTATTACGTTGGGGCAAAAATAAGGTGCTTTTCACTATTGATATCAAGAGGGGAGTGCCCTACGAGAGCATTATTGCTGCGGTGCGCAAAACTAAATCAGAAACTAATTCCATCATCATTACTTATAACGCTAACCAGGCGGCAAAGGTACACGAGTTAGCACCAGATTTGATGATTTCGGCAACAGTAAAAAGCCCCGAAGATTTAGAGCGTTTGAACCAAATGGGTGTGCCCAATGATAAGATTGTTGCCTTTGTGGGTGTTGCCGAACCAAATCAAAGCCTTTATAAATATCTAAACAGCAAAGGCATTAGTACTATTTTAGGTACCATGGGCAACTTGGATAGGAGTGCAAGGGCAAATAAAAACAGACAAGTATATCGCAATTTGGTAGCCAATGGTGCCGATGTGCTTTCTACCGATGATATAGTGTTAGCCGGCGAGCAATTAGATGCCTATCGTAACGAAAAACAGTTGCATTTAAGAAACTTAAAGCGATAA